From the genome of Colletotrichum destructivum chromosome 10, complete sequence, one region includes:
- a CDS encoding Putative cytochrome P450, with protein MESVSVDCLLLAKTLGYCQLVGSFTVLLAVLFGVYHFVRGPLLYPGFPAVGLDDKSWGWFRYRNAVREYRTRGKQIVNEGSETRKPFQVVTDTVTKICFPPEYANELKNIKDLSFTKALEKELFTAYRGFEPIKAASHESNILQNVTRLRITPSLNHLTDEIAEETSLALKEQLGVPTDWQEAAFKPIGQNLVARLSARLFVGTQLCRNKEWLKVSTAYAVDGFVAAYALRGWHPLVRWPVSWFLPECRRLRKTVSDARRILEPVIKGHSKHDRQHASGESCKSSPRADTIDWLLEAFDKAGITERWNVADAQLGLSIVAIHTTTELLTGALFDIVAAGPHLVDELREEIVRVLGPETVAQSQGNTVFSKTSLYEMKLLDSTLKESQRMHTRGIGAMGRVAGADVQLSDGSTIPKGAFSIVTLGCYHDEKIYPQPGIFNPRRFLDMRSMPGEEKNWQLVTTSPHHLGFGYGDHACPGRFLAANEVKIALVYLLMEYDWKLPGQRPQDTMVIGSQHQADARAKVLFKKRVSEIAL; from the exons ATGGAGTCAGTGTCAGTTGATTGTCTCCTTCTCGCCAAGACATTGGGATATTGCCAGCTTGTAGGGTCGTTTACCGTCCTCCTAGCCGTGCTTTTCGGAGTCTACCACTTCGTTCGCGGGCCGCTGCTCTATCCCGGTTTCCctgccgtcggcctcgacgacaagtCCTGGGGATGGTTCAGGTATCGGAACGCGGTCCGCGAATACCGCACTCGAGGGAAGCAAATTGTCAATGAGGGGTCTGAG ACCCGGAAACCTTTCCAAGTAGTCACGGATACCGTGACCAAGATCTGTTTCCCACCCGAGTATGCCAATGAGCTCAAGAACATCAAGGATCTCAGCTTCACAAAAGCTCTGGAGAAG GAACTTTTCACTGCATATCGGGGGTTTGAACCTATCAAGGCTGCTAGCCACGAGAGCAACATTCTTCAAAATGTTACGCGTCTGAGAATTACACCCTCACTAA ACCACTTGACGGACGAAATTGCAGAAGAGACTTCTCTCGCTCTCAAAGAACAACTCGGAGTCCCAACAG ACTGGCAAGAAGCCGCCTTCAAGCCCATCGGGCAGAACCTTGTCGCCCGTCTCTCCGCACGACTCTTCGTCGGAACTCAGCTGTGCAGGAACAAAGAGTGGCTCAAAGTGTCCACCGCGTACGCCGTTgacggcttcgtcgccgcctaTGCGTTGCGTGGCTGGCACCCGCTTGTCCGGTGGCCTGTCAGCTGGTTTCTGCCGGAATGCCGCAGGCTCAGGAAGACTGTTTCGGATGCTCGCCGCATACTAGAGCCAGTCATTAAGGGTCATTCCAAGCATGATAGACAGCATGCGTCTGGGGAAAGTTGCAAAAGCTCACCCCGGGCAGACACGATTGAT TGGCTGCTGGAGGCATTTGACAAAGCCGGCATCACGGAAAGATGGAACGTGGCCGACGCCCAGCTGGGTCTCAGCATCGTCGCAATACATACCACAACCGAGCTGCTCACTGGCGCGCTATTCGACATCGTCGCAGCCGGACCACACTTGGTCGATGAGTTGCGTGAAGAAATAGTCAGGGTTCTCGGACCGGAAACCGTTGCTCAGTCGCAGGGTAACACAGTCTTCAGCAAGACGAGTCTGTATGAGATGAAACTGCTGGATAGCACACTCAAAGAGTCTCAGAGAATGCACACGAGAGGGATAG GCGCGATGGGTCGCGTCGCCGGGGCCGACGTGCAACTTTCGGATGGTTCCACCATCCCCAAAGGAGCCTTTTCGATTGTAACGCTGGGATGCTACCATGACGAGAAGATTTATCCCCAGCCGGGTATTTTCAACCCCCGTCGGTTTCTGGACATGCGATCGATGCCGGGCGAAGAAAAAAATTGGCAGCTTGTTACCACAAGCCCTCATCACTTGGGATTCGGCTACGGCGACCACGCATGTCCGGGAAGGTTCCTGGCTGCAAACGAGGTTAAGATTGCTCTTGTCTATCTGCTGATGGAGTATGATTGGAAGTTGCCCGGGCAGAGACCGCAAGACACAATGGTGATAGGCTCACAGCACCAGGCTGATGCCCGAGCCAAGGTCTTATTTAAGAAGAGAGTTTCAGAAATAGCCTTATGA
- a CDS encoding Putative methyltransferase type 11, S-adenosyl-L-methionine-dependent methyltransferase superfamily: MRESSYNHRRAEIQAAYLLPHVHPHHHVLDVGAGSGSITRDFASLCSSGRVVGIDYSVDMVKHARKTYLDDAVETPPKNLSFEVCNAEDLSIFPDASFDIVHAHTCLTHVHDRVGALREFLRVCKPGGVVAVRDPLDIERQVVWRPDLPAMRLHGRIAATLLRAKGGDPEAGSHLVEWAREAGYEKNGGKITVGLGEERQTKMLNIIGAGIGKEEAIQLGIINEKQLDEFNEAYDIWYGTEDHICIGKVAEMLCFKGLGDQ; encoded by the coding sequence ATGAGAGAATCGTCTTACAATCACCGCCGGGCTGAGATCCAGGCAGCATATCTCTTGCCGCATGTACATCCACATCACCACGTATTAGATGTCGGAGCCGGATCCGGGAGCATCACCAGGGACTTCGCCAGCCTCTGCAGCAGCGGCCGGGTCGTCGGTATCGACTACTCCGTCGACATGGTGAAACACGCCCGGAAAACGTACctggacgatgccgtcgagACACCGCCGAAGAACCTGTCCTTTGAGGTGTGcaacgccgaggacctctCCATCTTTCCTGATGCCAGCTTCGATATCGTGCACGCTCACACCTGCCTCACACACGTACACGACCGCGTCGGGGCGCTCCGCGAGTTTCTCCGCGTGTGCAAgcccggcggcgtggtggcggtgcGAGACCCCCTGGACATCGAAAGGCAGGTGGTCTGGAGGCCGGATCTGCCCGCGATGAGGCTGCACGGCCGCATCGCCGCTACGCTGTTGCGAGCGAAGGGTGGTGATCCTGAAGCTGGGTCTCACCTTGTGGAATGGGCGCGGGAGGCAGGCTACGAGAAGAATGGAGGAAAAATCACAGTAGGCCTCGGGGAAGAGAGGCAGACCAAGATGTTGAACATTATAGGCGCGGGTATCGGCAAGGAAGAGGCGATTCAACTGGGCATCATCAACGAGAAGCAGCTTGACGAGTTCAACGAGGCCTATGATATTTGGTACGGGACAGAAGACCATATATGTATCGGGAAAGTGGCCGAAATGCTCTGTTTCAAGGGGCTCGGAGATCAATAG
- a CDS encoding Putative FAD/NAD(P)-binding domain superfamily: MSLDAIRQKYGEERDKRHHPEGLQQYVIDLAASERLKHFQADPWATTKNSPDAPGCVNAPAGTSRIDHKAALKDGDSCAFLIVGAGYGGILFAANLIKAGVDPNDIRLVDTAMGFGGTWYWNRYPGLQCDVESYIYMPLLEDTEYIPKHKYSFGPELRAHAERIAVHFGFQDKAQFGTRVDSLTWDDASSEWEAKLHIERENTSISVRSKFVLTAYGIGHYPKLPNIPGLDSFQGSAFHTSRWDYGVTGGSEAEPNLTSLADKRVGIVGTGATAVQAVPFLARWAKQLYVFQRTPSAVGPRNNRQTDPDIWQKEVATHRGWQTDRAENFNALLANDPAKPEVDLVKDEWTKLPSYSALIGNPADLDGRSREEVASYVATLEKLDLPQQESRRSRIDTIVKDRDTAEALKPWYPSWCKRPCFNDDYLAVFNQSNVTLVPTGARGIEKINPSSVVVDGNEYGVDVLIFATGFRPPTSGSPAERSRIKVYGRDGLDMDVKWARPRGQSTLHGLISRDFPNFLFPGPNQMGAAPNGTYQRDQLGQHFAYIVTAAARKRLQGQPHTKGHAGSKYGKYDVVVEPTGEAEEDWADAVARHAAKLSAMAGCTPNYMITPEEQEAFAKQKKELLQRKARGALWGRGVADYMTILRSWRSEDALRGLEIKA; this comes from the coding sequence ATGAGTTTAGACGCTATTCGACAGAAGTACGGTGAAGAAAGGGACAAGCGGCATCACCCTGAAGGATTGCAGCAATACGTGATTGACCTCGCCGCTTCCGAAAGGCTCAAGCACTTTCAAGCTGATCCCTGGGCAACAACTAAAAACTCGCCAGACGCGCCTGGCTGTGTTAATGCTCCAGCTGGTACATCGAGAATCGATCACAAAGCCGCTCTGAAGGATGGAGACTCTTGCGCCTTTCTCATTGTCGGCGCAGGATACGGGGGAatcctcttcgccgccaaccTCATCAAAGCCGGCGTGGACCCGAACGACATCCGACTTGTCGACACCGCCATGGGGTTCGGCGGCACATGGTACTGGAACCGCTACCCGGGACTCCAGTGCGATGTCGAGAGCTACATTTACATGCCACTTCTCGAGGACACGGAGTACATACCCAAGCACAAGTACTCCTTCGGCCCGGAGCTGAGAGCGCATGCTGAGCGCATTGCCGTGCACTTCGGCTTCCAAGACAAGGCCCAGTTCGGCACTCGTGTCGATTCTTTGACTTGGGACGATGCCAGCTCCGAATGGGAAGCCAAGTTACACATTGAGAGGGAAAACACTTCGATATCCGTACGCTCCAAGTTCGTCTTGACGGCATACGGCATCGGACATTATCCCAAACTGCCCAACATCCCAGGGCTCGACTCCTTCCAGGGCTCGGCCTTCCACACCAGTCGTTGGGACTACGGCGTCACCGGAGGGTCGGAGGCAGAACCCAATCTCACTTCTCTGGCGGACAAACGAGTCGGCATCGTGGGCACCGGTgccacggctgtccaggcaGTTCCATTTCTTGCTCGCTGGGCAAAGCAGCTGTACGTGTTCCAACGCACGCCGAGCGCCGTTGGCCCCAGGAACAACAGGCAGACCGATCCAGATATCTGGCAAAAGGAAGTCGCCACACACCGAGGTTGGCAGACGGATAGGGCAGAGAACTTCAACGCCCTCTTGGCCAACGACCCGGCGAAGCCCGAGGTCGACCTGGTCAAAGACGAGTGGACCAAGCTGCCTTCATACAGCGCCTTGATCGGGAACCCGGCCGACTTGGACGGCAGGTCTCGCGAAGAGGTGGCCAGCTACGTCGCCACCCTCGAAAAGCTGGATCTGCCACAGCAGGAATCTCGGCGGTCAAGGATCGACACCATTGTCAAAGACCGGGACACCGCAGAGGCCCTGAAGCCCTGGTATCCTTCGTGGTGCAAGCGGCCGTGCTTCAACGACGACTacctcgccgtcttcaaccAGAGCAACGTCACGCTCGTCCCAACCGGCGCCAGGGGCATCGAAAAGATCAACCCCAGCAGCGTGGTGGTCGACGGCAACGAgtacggcgtcgacgtgctcATCTTCGCCACCGGCTTccggccgccgacgtccGGGAGTCCCGCCGAGAGGAGCAGGATCAAAGTGTACGGACGCGACGGTCTCGACATGGACGTGAAATGGGCGCGGCCCCGGGGACAGAGCACGCTCCACGGCCTCATCAGCAGAGACTTTCCCAACTTTCTGTTCCCGGGCCCTAACCAGATGGGCGCTGCTCCCAACGGGACGTATCAGCGGGACCAGCTTGGGCAGCACTTTGCATACATCGtcacggcggcagcgcggaAACGTCTCCAGGGACAACCACACACTAAGGGACATGCTGGTTCAAAGTATGGCAAGTACGACGTCGTAGTAGAGCcgacgggcgaggcggaggaagaTTGGGCCGACGCTGTTGCGCGGCACGCGGCCAAGCTGTCTGCGATGGCGGGCTGCACGCCCAACTACATGATTACGCCAGAGGAGCAAGAAGCTTTCGCCaagcaaaagaaggaacTTCTGCAGCGCAAGGCCAGGGGCGCGTTGTGGGGGAGAGGGGTTGCGGATTATATGACGATCCTCCGCAGCTGGCGGAGCGAAGACGCACTCCGGGGTCTAGAGATCAAGGCCTAG
- a CDS encoding Putative phytanoyl-CoA dioxygenase — protein sequence MSIVTPSKTFTPGLEFQNRQYFDPEKKFHDEVAAALGIVRDRLPILGELRALLKLTFGDATYSIPPIFVDARSHQTQLLDSVGANVKVDVEVTIKPEYVVRFHEGTLDPRMGLFMDARVYEPSVPKGDIPKLIRFADLLNKSPPSLLGNAQDLDPSVLPQPTEDIEQIKNDLIEYGYGLVKNALLPKEVEIIKNAVLQQAAGERQAGVATFDGGSKGPNQRVWNLINKGDEFIDLLNHPLIDAIVPWFLGDHAHISTLSANIARPGNVPMQLHTDQSSKTPPQRDLALGLNISFYLVNTTDINGATRVYPGSHKGNVAPSDIWTVEGSIPAEGPAGTAVVFDNRLWHTTGPNRASEGEVERPVILLHFVRSFVRAGENHYLSLRKDVEAKLPDRQKAFFGFRKIPGMGSVEGNTTPGNVTRTDDAIGPLRTSG from the exons ATGTCAATCGTTACGCCATCGAAGACATTCACACCCGGCCTGGAGTTCCAAAACAGACAGTACTTCGACCCAGAGAAGAAGTTTCACGATGAAGTAGCTGCGGCGCTCGGCATCGTGCGGGATAGGCTTCCA ATTTTGGGAGAGTTGAGAGCGCTTTTGAAGCTCACATTTGGGGATGCCACATATTCCATCCCCCCGATTttcgtcgacgcccgctCTCACCAGACTCAGCTTCTAGACTCAGTAGGAGCTAACGTCAAGGTAGACGTAGAGGTGACAATCAAGCCAGAGTACGTTGTACGCTTCCATGAAGGCACTTTGGATCCCCGTATGGGACTCTTCATGGATGCTCGCGTATACGAACCATCGGTGCCAAAGGGCGACATTCCCAAGCTGATCCGTTTTGCGGACCTACTCAACAAATCACCACCCTCCCTGCTGGGCAATGCTCAAGACCTTGACCCATCCGTCTTGCCTCAGCCAACCGAGGATATTGAACAGATCAAAAATGACCTGATCGAGTACGGTTACGG ACTCGTGAAGAACGCCTTGCTCCCTAAAGAAGTCGAGATAATCAAGAACGCGGTCCTCCAGCAGGCAGCCGGAGAACGACAAGCGGGGGTCGCCACGTTCGACGGCGGTTCGAAGGGGCCCAACCAGCGTGTCTG GAACCTCATCAACAAAGGAGACGAGTTCAT TGATTTACTCAATCACCCACTCATAGACGCGATTGTTCCGTGGTTTCTGGGGGACCATGCTCACATTTCAACGCTGTCGGCCAACATCGCGCGACCCGGCAACGTGCCGATGCAGCTTCACACCGACCAATCGTCCaaaacgccgccgcagcgcgACTTGGCGTTGGGTCTGAACATTTCCTTCTACCTTGTGAACACCACCGATATCAACGGGGCAACGCGGGTGTATCCGGGTTCCCACAAGGGCAACGTCGCACCCAGCGATATATGGACTGTG GAGGGTTCCATACCGGCCGAGGGCCCGGCCGGGACCGCGGTCGTGTTCGACAACCGCCTCTGGCACACGACAGGGCCGAACCGTGCCAGCGAAGGCGAAGTCGAGCGTCCGGTGATACTGCTTCACTTCGTGCGGTCCTTCGTGCGCGCCGGCGAGAACCACTATCTCTCCCTGCGCAAAGATGTCGAGGCGAAGCTGCCCGACAGGCAAAAAGCCTTTTTCGGATTTCGCAAGATCCCCGGCATGGGGTCGGTCGAAGGGAACACTACTCCGGGCAATGTGACTCGAACGGATGATGCCATTGGACCGCTGCGTACATCAGGTTAA